The following proteins come from a genomic window of Trifolium pratense cultivar HEN17-A07 linkage group LG4, ARS_RC_1.1, whole genome shotgun sequence:
- the LOC123919780 gene encoding lysine-rich arabinogalactan protein 18-like, producing MDRNNIFTLAFICIIVAGVGGQSPSAAPTTSPSTPATTTPVSSPVATPSKPTTPAPIATPAASPKPAVTPAASPSKTTTPAPVTTPPPAAVTPVSTPPPTPVPVKSPPTPAPVSSPPAVAPVVAPPTTTPEAPAPAPKKGKKHSAPAPSPTLEGPPAPPTGAPGPSESTASSPGPASTANDESGAETIRSLKLVGGLALSWIATVLIF from the exons ATGGATCGTAACAATATCTTCACTCTCGCATTCATCTGCATTATAGTCGCCGGCGTCGGAGGCCAGTCACCTTCAGCCGCACCAACCACCTCACCATCAACTCCGGCCACCACCACTCCAGTCTCATCTCCTGTCGCCACTCCTTCCAAACCAACAACACCAGCACCCATTGCAACTCCAGCTGCATCCCCCAAACCCGCCGTAACACCAGCCGCATCTCCTTCCAAAACCACCACACCAGCTCCTGTGACCACACCACCACCGGCGGCGGTGACACCTGTCAGCACTCCACCACCAACACCTGTTCCAGTAAAATCACCACCCACTCCTGCTCCAGTCAGCTCACCTCCGGCAGTGGCACCTGTGGTGGCGCCTCCTACCACCACACCGGAGGCTCCAGCTCCGGCACCAAAGAAGGGAAAGAAACACAGTGCTCCAGCACCATCACCAACATTGGAGGGTCCACCTGCACCACCAACAGGAGCACCAGGACCAAGTGAATCTACTGCGTCTTCACCTGGACCCGCATCTACTGCAAACGATGAG AGTGGAGCAGAAACCATCAGGAGCTTGAAGCTGGTAGGAGGCTTAGCTTTGAGCTGGATTGCGACTGTTTTAATCTTCTAG